A window of Aliarcobacter trophiarum LMG 25534 contains these coding sequences:
- a CDS encoding regulator of G-protein signaling domain-containing protein — MKLRTHTVPLPTDYVSQLRNQGKRKKSRCFIEYFYDIEVGEHNSYSFYSKSWEVGKGTAYRWVEEFNEALEIFDAARELKRKVHYQKAIKKDGGELCPKSDGTNGTNAMERLEHHQEPIVSTIQKSSGTIGTNAMERSFNIINNNKEDSFLDKEFYQFISEIKMSIKNVGNIDDIYKSYLKVKDLLDLGTLSKIYREYSNETRSERKVGLAKFLDDLIYLSYCNPYIELDNDGSILTGVWNKEKEIFITKDKNYGLSSSRYSEFNNENKIKVINYVSQEK; from the coding sequence CTTCCAACAGATTATGTTAGTCAATTAAGAAATCAAGGTAAAAGAAAAAAATCTAGGTGCTTTATAGAATATTTCTATGATATTGAAGTTGGAGAGCATAACAGTTATAGCTTTTATTCAAAATCTTGGGAAGTTGGAAAAGGTACAGCTTATCGCTGGGTAGAAGAGTTTAATGAAGCTTTAGAAATATTTGATGCAGCTAGAGAATTAAAAAGGAAAGTTCACTATCAAAAAGCAATAAAAAAAGATGGTGGAGAGTTATGTCCCAAATCTGATGGAACAAATGGAACGAATGCAATGGAACGATTGGAACACCATCAAGAGCCTATAGTATCGACTATACAGAAAAGTAGTGGAACGATTGGAACGAATGCAATGGAACGAAGCTTTAATATTATTAATAATAATAAAGAAGATAGCTTTTTAGATAAGGAGTTCTATCAATTTATATCTGAAATAAAAATGTCAATTAAAAATGTAGGAAATATTGATGACATTTATAAATCATATTTAAAAGTAAAAGATTTACTAGATTTAGGAACTCTTAGCAAAATTTATAGAGAGTACTCAAATGAAACTAGAAGTGAAAGAAAAGTTGGATTAGCAAAATTCTTAGATGATTTGATTTATTTGTCATATTGTAATCCATATATAGAACTTGATAATGATGGCTCTATTTTAACTGGTGTTTGGAATAAGGAAAAAGAGATATTTATCACAAAAGATAAAAATTATGGTTTATCTAGTAGTAGATATAGTGAATTTAACAATGAAAACAAAATTAAAGTAATTAATTATGTTTCACAAGAAAAGTAA